The proteins below are encoded in one region of Pseudomonadota bacterium:
- a CDS encoding type II toxin-antitoxin system Phd/YefM family antitoxin, producing the protein MKTMGISKFKSHALKILDQVAKTQEIIVITKRGKPLAQITPYRHTDINPKPGKLSGALVFEKDIISPLGEEMWEACK; encoded by the coding sequence ATGAAAACCATGGGGATAAGCAAATTCAAATCGCATGCTTTGAAAATTCTGGATCAAGTCGCTAAAACGCAGGAAATTATTGTTATAACAAAACGCGGGAAACCATTAGCGCAAATAACGCCTTACCGCCATACTGACATAAACCCCAAACCGGGCAAACTTTCTGGTGCTCTTGTTTTTGAAAAAGACATCATTTCACCTCTGGGTGAAGAAATGTGGGAAGCCTGCAAATGA
- a CDS encoding ATP-grasp domain-containing protein, producing MKVAVIYNRESLKVINLLGAQNPEKYRIEAIERITKTLKASGHQVKTFEGDKFLIERLEEFMPAVVKGERPGMALNLAYGIQGSARYTHVPGILEMVGIPYVGSGPLAHSLAQDKVVAKVLFKQNGLPTPDFRVLETPEFDAPDLEYPLIIKPKSGADSFGLMVVHNEKELREAAGPIFEKYEEPVLAECYIEGREINIGIIGSPPEALPPVELDFGSGAHVYTNDDKGGRSGRTVKYICPAELDEDTTKKAQEIARKAFIAIQCADCARVDMRIGEDGSLYLLEINSLPSLGYRGSFVVGAQAAGMDFAALLNRLLDSASRRYFGAPMFAPQIAKIGKPDGALSFLAANRDKLERRVEELVSYHSRTADAINIAEFTNHLDKQYREIGLLPVREFTSEHIVNTWETVAGMAGGTLIVIQLDSLLGGETPYQAFRRTPEWLHGEAVGESRAPLAMFEYALRALRKQKQLRKQRLGILTYTDEGQDCWHSSKIIEQAARKAERVIVLREGSTNSNVVAGSRGVRKYQLFVEGVPHDFSSSEKSPDALRWINNRLESMMQLSSRKERLGIYVTDIRTKHFPKMLPHNAQATILVSYSKPAVANEAEKKIRRILGKNRLKWQLNMVSDRPAMADCKNNRALFNQVSKIARELEIPLAQETSMRPSVAGLVPESIPVICGLGPVVESLHTPHEAVQRISLFQRTVLLTEFLLQGEK from the coding sequence ATGAAAGTTGCGGTTATTTATAATCGGGAAAGTTTGAAAGTTATTAACCTGCTGGGCGCTCAGAATCCGGAAAAATACCGTATCGAAGCTATTGAGCGCATCACCAAAACGCTTAAAGCCAGCGGCCATCAGGTTAAAACATTTGAAGGCGATAAATTTTTAATAGAACGGCTGGAAGAGTTTATGCCAGCTGTGGTCAAAGGCGAAAGACCCGGTATGGCATTAAATCTGGCTTATGGTATACAGGGTTCTGCCCGTTACACCCATGTTCCGGGCATTTTAGAGATGGTTGGTATTCCGTATGTCGGTTCGGGACCACTGGCCCACTCGCTGGCTCAGGACAAAGTAGTTGCCAAAGTATTATTTAAACAGAACGGCTTGCCGACACCGGATTTCAGAGTTCTTGAAACCCCCGAATTTGATGCACCTGATCTTGAATATCCTTTAATCATAAAACCCAAAAGTGGGGCGGATTCTTTTGGTCTGATGGTAGTTCACAATGAAAAAGAGCTTCGCGAAGCCGCGGGGCCGATTTTTGAAAAATATGAGGAACCGGTCCTGGCCGAGTGTTATATTGAAGGACGTGAGATTAACATCGGCATAATTGGTAGTCCACCGGAGGCGCTGCCCCCGGTGGAGCTGGATTTTGGTTCTGGAGCTCATGTCTATACTAATGATGACAAGGGTGGACGTTCGGGCCGGACGGTTAAATATATCTGTCCCGCAGAATTAGACGAAGATACTACGAAAAAGGCGCAGGAGATTGCCCGCAAAGCTTTTATAGCCATACAATGTGCTGATTGCGCTCGGGTCGATATGCGCATTGGCGAAGATGGCAGTTTATATTTATTGGAGATCAACAGCCTTCCCAGCCTGGGTTATCGCGGCTCCTTTGTTGTCGGGGCTCAGGCTGCCGGGATGGACTTTGCCGCCTTGCTGAACCGTTTGCTCGATTCTGCCAGCCGCCGTTATTTTGGCGCACCGATGTTTGCGCCGCAGATTGCCAAAATCGGAAAGCCAGATGGCGCACTCTCTTTTCTGGCTGCCAACCGCGACAAGCTTGAACGACGGGTGGAAGAACTGGTTTCCTATCATTCGCGAACAGCTGATGCGATTAATATTGCTGAGTTTACGAATCATCTCGACAAACAATATCGGGAAATTGGTTTACTTCCGGTCAGGGAATTTACCAGTGAACACATCGTTAACACCTGGGAAACGGTCGCGGGTATGGCAGGTGGAACGCTGATTGTAATTCAACTAGACAGTCTTTTAGGCGGGGAGACTCCCTATCAAGCCTTTCGGCGAACTCCGGAATGGCTGCATGGCGAAGCGGTAGGTGAATCACGCGCTCCTCTGGCGATGTTTGAATATGCGCTTCGGGCTTTGCGTAAGCAGAAACAACTGCGCAAACAACGTCTGGGTATTTTGACATATACGGATGAAGGACAGGATTGCTGGCACAGCAGTAAGATCATTGAACAAGCTGCACGTAAAGCCGAACGGGTTATAGTGTTGCGCGAAGGCTCAACCAACAGCAACGTTGTTGCCGGCTCACGGGGAGTACGTAAATACCAGCTCTTTGTCGAAGGTGTTCCACATGACTTTAGTTCCTCCGAAAAATCACCGGATGCACTGCGTTGGATTAATAACCGACTGGAATCTATGATGCAGTTGTCATCACGAAAAGAACGGTTGGGAATATATGTCACCGACATTCGCACAAAACACTTCCCGAAGATGCTGCCGCATAATGCTCAGGCTACTATTCTGGTCAGTTACTCCAAGCCTGCGGTTGCCAATGAGGCAGAAAAAAAGATTCGCCGCATTCTTGGTAAAAACAGGTTAAAATGGCAACTGAATATGGTTTCTGATCGCCCGGCAATGGCAGATTGTAAAAATAACCGGGCCCTTTTTAATCAGGTTTCTAAAATAGCCCGGGAGCTGGAAATACCACTTGCTCAGGAGACATCTATGCGGCCGTCGGTTGCTGGTCTGGTTCCCGAAAGTATTCCCGTAATCTGCGGCCTGGGGCCAGTGGTCGAGTCTCTCCATACTCCGCATGAAGCGGTTCAGAGAATCAGCCTTTTTCAGCGAACCGTACTCTTGACCGAGTTCTTGTTGCAAGGCGAAAAGTAA
- a CDS encoding DUF748 domain-containing protein, whose product MSTENGKKIPRLKRRQKIIIILLCGLLLYSLAGFYLVPWLLQTQSEKRLSLLLGRQSTIDRVQFNPFTLVLRLEGFVIKSRGSDKSPLCKIDNLLADFSSFSLFKRALILERLKVAGPYVKIVRKADLSYNFSDLLPAPKAKTEKKNESGSFHFSLNNIEIKSGIIELADQPHKTFHWINSITISLPSISNLPKLIDSRVQPSFAAVVNGAPLELKGQTKPFASSHDTEFNINFADLDLSYYLAYIPGKRNFTVTSGRLSTNLVLAFQQPANSPDRLQLSGTATLADVIIESNRKNEEHRFVNLPKTTIKFGPGNLLAEELFIDDITLENPDVNLKFKPDGVFHLPFVAAAVEKKIEQRSRHEGESKETKKQKFTCRISHLKINHGKLNFHDERVSPVFNANYKPFDLEVSNFSNEPEKQAEYTLKVTSDAAEALQVDGNLIFKPLTLKTRLKLENVPINRYQPYYRKLFNGNVNSGYVTADGELNFIQKAGKQAETSLDNFTLKLKALEVNDPDDTRVLTLPELKVVAERIDIDKQDIIITSCQARDGILKILRRADGKFNLMDFIPPEKDVSEVDKEVEPAVNDNQATGWHVLLQQGGLKNFQVELNDQALKTTATLVADRINLELDQLGTRPTEKGRIKIDLGLARTGEMSVSGTLALTPPEAELDITLKKLPLKAFQPYLAENIDMVLVNGQLQTSGKLYFKQETSEKPQLSLQGNASVRKLKIVDGVKTAEFLAWQDVTLHKFSFKPQPLTFSLDKLTATGLKSQILILPDGRSNLQVMMGKKPAAKKSPDKNPEPIKQPRPEPLDITLKKVLINQSNFSFTDQSMSPVFHLELADLKGEINGLSSRNQEPSIVNLQGSLNGQSPVLVKGSIAPLTRNLFIDLAISGQGIGMTTFTPYSGKFIGQTIGKGKLYLDLKYKVEKGQLQAENMIFLDQFDFGTQVESPDALSLPVKLAVALLRDRRGEIHLNIPVHGDLNDPKFSLGGVIVKIFINLITKAVTSPFALLGSLAGDGSQDLNHVLFAPGLAQLTEKAKGNLDKLAKILYERPGLKLEIAGHADPVSDRPALHEAYFQKLLKAQKFKEVVRKDKAVASVDNITIEKPEFKTYLWQAYKNSPIAKQKNLLGMVKKIPPEDQERLLRASIKVDDGALLDLARQRKQAVMSYLAGKGPVETQRLFLMEPVLAAGKTSSGVDNRLVEMKIK is encoded by the coding sequence ATGAGTACTGAAAATGGAAAAAAGATTCCGCGACTGAAGCGCCGGCAAAAAATCATCATCATTCTGCTCTGTGGTCTGCTGCTCTACAGCCTGGCCGGCTTCTACCTGGTTCCGTGGCTACTGCAGACCCAGTCGGAAAAGCGCCTCAGTTTGCTGCTTGGCCGGCAAAGCACCATTGACCGGGTACAGTTCAATCCCTTTACCCTGGTTCTGCGGCTTGAAGGTTTTGTCATCAAAAGCCGCGGCAGCGATAAAAGTCCCCTCTGCAAGATTGACAACCTGCTTGCCGATTTCAGCTCCTTTTCCCTGTTCAAACGGGCCCTGATACTGGAAAGGTTGAAAGTTGCGGGACCGTATGTCAAAATCGTCAGGAAAGCGGATTTAAGTTATAATTTTTCCGACCTCCTGCCTGCCCCCAAAGCAAAAACTGAAAAAAAGAATGAATCCGGAAGCTTTCACTTCTCCCTGAACAATATTGAAATCAAAAGCGGAATTATCGAGCTTGCCGACCAGCCCCATAAAACCTTTCACTGGATAAACAGTATTACCATTTCCCTGCCCAGCATTTCAAACCTGCCTAAACTTATTGACTCCAGGGTGCAACCATCCTTTGCCGCAGTGGTCAACGGAGCACCGCTGGAACTTAAAGGGCAGACGAAGCCTTTCGCCAGTTCTCATGACACCGAGTTCAATATAAATTTTGCCGATCTCGACCTTTCCTACTACCTCGCCTATATTCCCGGAAAACGCAATTTCACCGTAACTTCCGGCCGTCTTTCAACCAATCTGGTACTCGCCTTCCAGCAACCGGCAAACAGTCCGGACCGGCTACAGTTATCCGGAACCGCAACCCTGGCTGATGTAATCATTGAAAGCAACCGTAAGAATGAAGAACATCGTTTTGTCAATCTGCCGAAAACAACAATAAAATTCGGGCCAGGCAACCTGCTGGCCGAAGAGCTTTTCATCGATGATATCACCCTGGAAAATCCAGACGTCAACCTTAAATTCAAGCCTGACGGAGTTTTCCACCTGCCCTTCGTTGCCGCCGCCGTTGAAAAGAAAATTGAACAACGCAGTCGTCATGAAGGCGAGAGCAAAGAAACAAAAAAACAAAAGTTCACCTGTCGCATCAGCCACCTGAAAATCAATCATGGCAAGCTTAATTTCCACGATGAACGTGTTTCTCCGGTTTTTAACGCTAACTATAAACCCTTTGATCTGGAAGTCAGCAATTTCAGCAACGAACCGGAAAAGCAGGCAGAATATACCTTGAAAGTAACCAGTGATGCCGCTGAAGCTCTGCAGGTTGATGGAAATTTAATCTTCAAACCACTTACACTCAAAACTCGCCTCAAACTCGAAAATGTGCCGATAAACCGTTATCAACCTTATTACCGGAAATTATTCAACGGCAATGTCAACAGCGGCTATGTAACCGCGGATGGTGAATTGAATTTCATCCAGAAAGCCGGGAAGCAAGCTGAAACAAGTCTCGACAACTTCACCCTGAAGCTGAAAGCGCTTGAAGTAAACGACCCTGATGACACCCGGGTCCTAACCCTGCCGGAGCTGAAGGTTGTCGCTGAACGGATAGACATTGATAAACAGGATATCATCATCACTTCCTGTCAGGCCCGGGACGGCATACTGAAAATCCTGCGCCGGGCGGATGGCAAATTCAACCTGATGGATTTTATCCCGCCGGAAAAAGATGTTTCCGAAGTTGATAAAGAAGTTGAACCGGCAGTAAATGACAATCAGGCCACGGGCTGGCATGTTCTTTTACAGCAAGGCGGTCTGAAAAACTTTCAGGTAGAGTTAAATGACCAGGCACTGAAGACCACGGCGACCCTGGTAGCTGACCGTATCAACCTGGAACTGGATCAACTGGGCACCCGGCCGACGGAAAAGGGCCGGATAAAGATTGATCTTGGTTTGGCCCGGACGGGAGAGATGTCAGTTTCCGGCACCCTGGCACTAACGCCGCCGGAAGCAGAACTGGATATTACCCTGAAAAAGCTGCCTTTGAAGGCCTTTCAACCATATCTGGCGGAAAATATCGACATGGTCCTGGTCAATGGACAGCTGCAGACCAGCGGCAAACTGTATTTCAAGCAGGAAACGTCCGAAAAACCGCAGCTCTCTTTACAAGGTAACGCCAGCGTCAGGAAATTGAAAATTGTCGATGGGGTAAAAACGGCAGAATTTCTTGCCTGGCAGGATGTAACCCTGCACAAATTCAGCTTCAAACCTCAACCCCTGACATTTTCCCTGGATAAATTAACGGCAACCGGACTCAAAAGCCAGATTCTGATCCTGCCGGACGGGCGCTCCAACCTGCAGGTCATGATGGGGAAAAAACCGGCTGCAAAAAAATCTCCGGATAAAAATCCAGAACCAATCAAACAGCCCCGTCCGGAACCCCTTGACATCACCCTGAAAAAAGTACTGATCAACCAGAGTAACTTTTCTTTTACGGATCAGAGCATGTCGCCGGTTTTTCACCTCGAACTGGCTGACCTGAAGGGTGAAATCAATGGGTTGTCGTCACGGAATCAGGAGCCGTCCATCGTCAACCTCCAAGGCAGTCTCAATGGTCAGTCACCGGTTCTGGTCAAGGGTTCAATCGCTCCTCTGACCCGAAACCTTTTTATCGACCTGGCAATTTCCGGACAGGGTATCGGCATGACCACTTTTACGCCTTATTCGGGTAAATTTATCGGTCAAACCATCGGCAAGGGAAAATTGTACCTGGATCTCAAATATAAGGTGGAAAAAGGGCAGTTACAAGCAGAGAACATGATTTTTCTTGACCAGTTTGATTTCGGCACCCAGGTTGAAAGTCCCGATGCCCTCAGCCTGCCGGTCAAACTGGCCGTGGCCCTGCTGCGGGATCGTCGGGGGGAGATCCATCTCAACATACCGGTTCATGGCGATCTGAATGACCCCAAGTTCAGTCTCGGCGGCGTTATCGTTAAAATATTTATCAACCTGATCACGAAAGCGGTGACCTCACCTTTTGCCCTGCTGGGCTCCCTTGCGGGTGACGGCAGCCAGGATTTAAACCACGTTCTTTTCGCTCCCGGCCTGGCCCAGCTTACAGAAAAGGCCAAAGGTAACCTTGATAAACTGGCTAAAATTCTCTATGAACGGCCCGGTTTGAAGCTCGAGATCGCCGGTCATGCTGATCCGGTAAGTGATCGTCCGGCTCTGCATGAAGCTTATTTCCAGAAACTGCTTAAAGCCCAGAAATTTAAAGAAGTAGTCCGCAAAGATAAAGCCGTTGCATCCGTTGATAACATCACCATTGAAAAACCTGAATTCAAGACCTATTTATGGCAGGCGTACAAAAATTCTCCCATTGCCAAGCAGAAAAATCTGCTTGGCATGGTAAAAAAAATACCACCCGAAGATCAGGAACGCCTTTTGAGAGCTTCCATCAAAGTTGACGATGGAGCGCTTCTGGACCTGGCCCGCCAACGAAAACAGGCCGTCATGTCCTACCTGGCCGGGAAAGGACCGGTTGAAACCCAGCGTCTGTTCCTGATGGAACCGGTCCTGGCTGCCGGCAAGACATCCTCCGGAGTTGACAACCGGTTGGTTGAAATGAAGATAAAATAA
- a CDS encoding FAD-dependent oxidoreductase → MRVKSVENVIVGAGLSGLYAAYLLAMQGKSFVVLEARDRLGGRILSPQYGELHADMGPSWFWPDIQPRMVKLVKTLGLNPYRQFEQGLGRYQGPGGNVRNVNGYPMEPPSWRLQGGMMALIEGISKDLSAAAIKLNHPVCSIEKIADGARVSVGKLEQEPIACYEAKQVILALPPRLIASTILFEPDLSDNLCQSMLKIGTWMAGQAKFHPVYDKPFWREYNLSGQAFSQRGPMVEIHDGSNGDEGPFGLVAFVGLPAAGRGNKDLLIEAMLVQLALLFGDQAQYPTKYFYQDWAFEPYTSTYIDKAPMREHPHYHPPAGKSSIWDGIIHFAGTETTEDQGGYLEGALAAAERAVLSCHGG, encoded by the coding sequence ATGCGAGTGAAATCAGTTGAGAATGTAATTGTCGGTGCCGGTCTCAGTGGCTTGTATGCCGCTTATTTGCTGGCCATGCAGGGAAAATCTTTTGTAGTATTGGAAGCGCGTGACCGCCTGGGCGGTCGCATCCTCAGCCCCCAATATGGGGAACTGCATGCTGATATGGGACCGTCCTGGTTCTGGCCGGATATCCAGCCGCGGATGGTGAAACTGGTAAAAACCCTGGGACTGAATCCATATCGGCAGTTTGAACAGGGTTTGGGGCGGTATCAGGGGCCCGGCGGTAATGTTCGCAATGTCAACGGCTATCCTATGGAACCTCCCTCCTGGCGTTTGCAAGGGGGGATGATGGCATTGATTGAAGGCATATCCAAAGATCTTTCCGCTGCGGCGATAAAGCTCAATCATCCTGTCTGCAGTATTGAAAAAATCGCTGACGGAGCCCGGGTGAGTGTCGGCAAACTGGAGCAGGAACCCATCGCCTGCTATGAGGCAAAGCAGGTGATTTTAGCTTTGCCGCCGCGGCTTATCGCTTCAACTATTCTGTTTGAGCCCGATCTTTCCGACAATCTTTGTCAGTCAATGCTGAAAATCGGTACCTGGATGGCGGGACAGGCGAAATTTCATCCTGTTTACGATAAACCATTCTGGCGGGAGTATAATCTTTCCGGCCAGGCTTTCAGCCAGCGCGGTCCAATGGTGGAAATCCATGATGGTTCCAACGGTGATGAAGGGCCTTTTGGGCTTGTGGCTTTTGTGGGGCTCCCCGCCGCCGGGCGGGGTAATAAAGATTTACTGATTGAGGCGATGCTGGTCCAGTTGGCTCTTTTGTTTGGCGACCAGGCCCAGTATCCGACGAAGTATTTTTATCAGGATTGGGCTTTTGAACCTTACACCTCCACCTATATAGATAAAGCTCCCATGCGGGAGCATCCCCATTATCATCCACCGGCGGGAAAATCGAGTATCTGGGATGGAATTATCCACTTTGCGGGGACGGAAACGACCGAAGATCAAGGCGGCTACCTGGAGGGCGCCCTGGCGGCCGCTGAGCGGGCTGTTCTCAGTTGTCATGGAGGATAA
- the arfB gene encoding alternative ribosome rescue aminoacyl-tRNA hydrolase ArfB, whose product MLIISKKISIPDHEIELSAIRAQGAGGQNVNKVSSAIHLRFDIKASSLPAVYKERLLKLHDRRLTKDGVIIIKAQQHRHQAANREEALLRLRDIIQRAARNNKKRIPTRPSRNSRKRRLEQKKKHGRLKASRKKPIMAEND is encoded by the coding sequence ATGCTGATAATTTCCAAAAAAATATCCATTCCCGATCATGAAATTGAGCTTAGTGCCATCCGCGCCCAGGGGGCCGGCGGCCAGAACGTCAACAAGGTCTCCAGTGCCATTCATTTGCGCTTTGACATCAAAGCCTCATCACTGCCTGCTGTCTACAAGGAAAGGCTGCTGAAATTACATGACCGGCGGCTGACCAAAGATGGGGTCATTATCATCAAGGCCCAGCAGCATCGACACCAGGCAGCCAACCGGGAAGAGGCACTCCTGCGGCTGCGGGACATCATCCAACGCGCCGCCAGGAACAACAAGAAACGTATCCCCACCAGACCGAGCCGAAATTCCCGGAAAAGACGGCTTGAGCAGAAGAAAAAACACGGGAGGCTTAAAGCTTCCAGGAAAAAGCCGATCATGGCGGAAAACGACTGA
- a CDS encoding FmdE family protein produces the protein MDYEKLIAFHGHSCPGLAMGYRMTMAAMSFLAQYRAEDEELVAITENNACGVDALQYVSGCTFGKGNLIFKDYGKQAYTLYSRKTGQGVRVVLNREAVPSEKKADRQAYISWLLNVDDSEIISLIPVRIREPEKARIMASVICDCCGEAVMESRIQVVNGRKMCIPCHEKMEKNV, from the coding sequence ATGGATTATGAAAAACTGATAGCATTTCACGGTCACAGTTGTCCCGGGCTGGCCATGGGATATCGGATGACGATGGCGGCGATGAGTTTTCTGGCCCAATACCGTGCCGAGGATGAGGAACTGGTGGCCATTACCGAGAATAACGCCTGCGGGGTCGACGCCCTGCAATATGTAAGCGGTTGTACCTTTGGCAAGGGGAATCTGATTTTTAAGGATTACGGCAAACAGGCATACACTTTATATTCCCGCAAAACCGGGCAGGGAGTCCGGGTGGTTTTGAACCGGGAGGCTGTGCCGTCAGAGAAAAAAGCTGATCGCCAGGCTTATATCAGCTGGTTGTTGAACGTCGATGATTCAGAGATTATCTCCTTGATTCCGGTACGGATCCGGGAGCCGGAAAAAGCCCGGATCATGGCATCCGTAATTTGTGACTGCTGCGGTGAAGCGGTGATGGAAAGCCGGATCCAGGTGGTCAACGGCAGAAAAATGTGTATTCCCTGCCACGAAAAGATGGAAAAGAATGTTTAG
- a CDS encoding type II toxin-antitoxin system VapC family toxin, with translation MIYLLDTHTWIWWNMNPQKLSPRVKEIIGNANMYDEMLLSAISPWEFSKLIEKERIGISCNPADWIHTALKMPKLRLVPLSPVLSYRSTILPQPFHHDPVDQIIVATAREENATILTKDERILAYENVRSLW, from the coding sequence ATGATATACCTGCTCGATACCCATACCTGGATCTGGTGGAATATGAATCCACAAAAGTTATCGCCCAGGGTTAAAGAAATCATTGGCAATGCAAACATGTATGATGAGATGCTTTTATCCGCAATTTCCCCGTGGGAGTTCAGCAAACTTATTGAGAAAGAAAGAATCGGCATTTCCTGTAATCCGGCGGATTGGATACATACTGCCCTCAAGATGCCAAAACTGAGGCTGGTTCCCCTCTCCCCCGTTTTATCATATCGCTCAACGATACTCCCCCAACCTTTTCATCATGATCCAGTTGATCAAATTATTGTCGCAACGGCACGGGAGGAAAATGCCACCATCCTGACCAAAGACGAAAGAATTCTTGCTTATGAAAATGTTCGAAGTCTCTGGTAA